The following proteins are encoded in a genomic region of Pan troglodytes isolate AG18354 chromosome 2, NHGRI_mPanTro3-v2.0_pri, whole genome shotgun sequence:
- the UBA5 gene encoding ubiquitin-like modifier-activating enzyme 5 isoform X4: MNRLFFQPHQAGLSKVQAAEHTLRNINPDVLFEVHNYNITTVENFQHFMDRISNGGLEEGKPVDLVLSCVDNFEARMTINTACNELGQTWMESGVSENAVSGHIQLIIPGESACFACAPPLVVAANIDEKTLKREGVCAASLPTTMGVVAGILVQNVLKFLLNFGTVSFYLGYNAMQDFFPTMSMKPNPQCDDRNCRKQQEEYKKKVAALPKQEVIQEEEEIIHEDNEWGIELVSEVSEEELKNSSGPVPDLPEGITVAYTIPKKQEDSVTELTVEDSGESLEDLMAKMKNM; the protein is encoded by the exons ATGAATAGACTTTTCTTCCAACCTCATCAAGCAGGATTAAGTAAAGTTCAAGCAGCAGAACATACTCTGAG GAACATTAATCCTGATGTTCTTTTTGAAGTACACAACTATAATATAACCACAGTGGAAAACTTTCAACATTTCATGGATAGAATaag TAATGGTGGGTTAGAAGAAGGAAAACCTGTTGATCTAGTTCTTAGCTGTGTGGACAATTTTGAAGCTCGAATGACAATAAATACA GCTTGTAATGAACTTGGACAAACATGGATGGAATCTGGGGTCAGTGAAAATGCAGTTTCAGGGCATATACAGCTCATAATTCCTGGAGAATCTGCTTGTTTTGCG tGTGCTCCACCACTTGTAGTTGCTGCAAATATTGATGAAAAGACTCTGAAACGAGAAGGTGTTTGTGCAGCCAGTCTTCCTACCACTATGGGTGTGGTTGCTGGGATCTTAGTACAAAACGTGTTAAA gTTTCTGTTAAATTTTGGTACTGTTAGTTTTTACCTTGGATACAATGCAATGCAGGATTTTTTTCCTACTATGTCCATGAAGCCAAATCCTCAATGTGATGACAGAAATTGCAGGAAGCAGCAGGAAGAATATAAG AAAAAGGTAGCAGCACTGCCTAAACAAGAGGTTatacaagaagaggaagagataatCCATGAAGATAATGAATGGG GTATTGAGCTGGTATCTGAGGTTTCAGAAGAGGAACTGAAAAATTCTTCAGGTCCAGTTCCAGACTTACCTGAAGGAATTACAGTGGCATACACAATTCCAAAAAAG CAAGAAGATTCTGTCACTGAGTTAACAGTGGAAGATTCTGGTGAAAGCTTGGAGGACCTCATGGCCAAAATGAAGAACATGTAG
- the UBA5 gene encoding ubiquitin-like modifier-activating enzyme 5 isoform X2: protein MALKRMGIVSDYEKIRTFAVAIVGVGGVGSVTAEMLTRCGIGKLLLFDYDKVELANMNRLFFQPHQAGLSKVQAAEHTLRNINPDVLFEVHNYNITTVENFQHFMDRISNGGLEEGKPVDLVLSCVDNFEARMTINTACNELGQTWMESGVSENAVSGHIQLIIPGESACFACAPPLVVAANIDEKTLKREGVCAASLPTTMGVVAGILVQNVLKFLLNFGTVSFYLGYNAMQDFFPTMSMKPNPQCDDRNCRKQQEEYKKKVAALPKQEVIQEEEEIIHEDNEWGIELVSEVSEEELKNSSGPVPDLPEGITVAYTIPKKQEDSVTELTVEDSGESLEDLMAKMKNM, encoded by the exons ATGGCATTGAAACGAATGGGAATTGTAAGCGACTATGAG AAAATCCGTACCTTTGCCGTAGCAATAGTAGGTGTTGGTGGAGTAGGTAGTGTGACTGCTGAAATGCTGACAAGATGTGGCATTGGTAAG ttgCTACTCTTTGATTATGACAAGGTGGAACTAGCCAATATGAATAGACTTTTCTTCCAACCTCATCAAGCAGGATTAAGTAAAGTTCAAGCAGCAGAACATACTCTGAG GAACATTAATCCTGATGTTCTTTTTGAAGTACACAACTATAATATAACCACAGTGGAAAACTTTCAACATTTCATGGATAGAATaag TAATGGTGGGTTAGAAGAAGGAAAACCTGTTGATCTAGTTCTTAGCTGTGTGGACAATTTTGAAGCTCGAATGACAATAAATACA GCTTGTAATGAACTTGGACAAACATGGATGGAATCTGGGGTCAGTGAAAATGCAGTTTCAGGGCATATACAGCTCATAATTCCTGGAGAATCTGCTTGTTTTGCG tGTGCTCCACCACTTGTAGTTGCTGCAAATATTGATGAAAAGACTCTGAAACGAGAAGGTGTTTGTGCAGCCAGTCTTCCTACCACTATGGGTGTGGTTGCTGGGATCTTAGTACAAAACGTGTTAAA gTTTCTGTTAAATTTTGGTACTGTTAGTTTTTACCTTGGATACAATGCAATGCAGGATTTTTTTCCTACTATGTCCATGAAGCCAAATCCTCAATGTGATGACAGAAATTGCAGGAAGCAGCAGGAAGAATATAAG AAAAAGGTAGCAGCACTGCCTAAACAAGAGGTTatacaagaagaggaagagataatCCATGAAGATAATGAATGGG GTATTGAGCTGGTATCTGAGGTTTCAGAAGAGGAACTGAAAAATTCTTCAGGTCCAGTTCCAGACTTACCTGAAGGAATTACAGTGGCATACACAATTCCAAAAAAG CAAGAAGATTCTGTCACTGAGTTAACAGTGGAAGATTCTGGTGAAAGCTTGGAGGACCTCATGGCCAAAATGAAGAACATGTAG
- the UBA5 gene encoding ubiquitin-like modifier-activating enzyme 5 isoform X3 has protein sequence MRSNVKPAKLLLFDYDKVELANMNRLFFQPHQAGLSKVQAAEHTLRNINPDVLFEVHNYNITTVENFQHFMDRISNGGLEEGKPVDLVLSCVDNFEARMTINTACNELGQTWMESGVSENAVSGHIQLIIPGESACFACAPPLVVAANIDEKTLKREGVCAASLPTTMGVVAGILVQNVLKFLLNFGTVSFYLGYNAMQDFFPTMSMKPNPQCDDRNCRKQQEEYKKKVAALPKQEVIQEEEEIIHEDNEWGIELVSEVSEEELKNSSGPVPDLPEGITVAYTIPKKQEDSVTELTVEDSGESLEDLMAKMKNM, from the exons ttgCTACTCTTTGATTATGACAAGGTGGAACTAGCCAATATGAATAGACTTTTCTTCCAACCTCATCAAGCAGGATTAAGTAAAGTTCAAGCAGCAGAACATACTCTGAG GAACATTAATCCTGATGTTCTTTTTGAAGTACACAACTATAATATAACCACAGTGGAAAACTTTCAACATTTCATGGATAGAATaag TAATGGTGGGTTAGAAGAAGGAAAACCTGTTGATCTAGTTCTTAGCTGTGTGGACAATTTTGAAGCTCGAATGACAATAAATACA GCTTGTAATGAACTTGGACAAACATGGATGGAATCTGGGGTCAGTGAAAATGCAGTTTCAGGGCATATACAGCTCATAATTCCTGGAGAATCTGCTTGTTTTGCG tGTGCTCCACCACTTGTAGTTGCTGCAAATATTGATGAAAAGACTCTGAAACGAGAAGGTGTTTGTGCAGCCAGTCTTCCTACCACTATGGGTGTGGTTGCTGGGATCTTAGTACAAAACGTGTTAAA gTTTCTGTTAAATTTTGGTACTGTTAGTTTTTACCTTGGATACAATGCAATGCAGGATTTTTTTCCTACTATGTCCATGAAGCCAAATCCTCAATGTGATGACAGAAATTGCAGGAAGCAGCAGGAAGAATATAAG AAAAAGGTAGCAGCACTGCCTAAACAAGAGGTTatacaagaagaggaagagataatCCATGAAGATAATGAATGGG GTATTGAGCTGGTATCTGAGGTTTCAGAAGAGGAACTGAAAAATTCTTCAGGTCCAGTTCCAGACTTACCTGAAGGAATTACAGTGGCATACACAATTCCAAAAAAG CAAGAAGATTCTGTCACTGAGTTAACAGTGGAAGATTCTGGTGAAAGCTTGGAGGACCTCATGGCCAAAATGAAGAACATGTAG